From the Insulibacter thermoxylanivorax genome, the window AACCCAGCGCCTTAAACTCCTTCACCATATTTTCCCCGTCCAATACCCAACGTTCCATTGACTTCGTGGGCATCGCGATGCCGACAAACTTGCCGTCGTCTCCCGAGCTGCATGCAGCCAGAAGCAATACCATGCATAGAACCAACACAACCATCCAACGTTTCATCCTCATAACTCCCCCTAGACTTAAAGTTGATGCACCGCTTCCCCTAAGCTGACAGGTCTGCGGTTTGCTCCGAGTGCAAAAGAGATCAGCTCCTAAACCCGCATGCTCTGCTCTCTTTTTGCATACTCCTAACTAATATATGGGGGAAAACTTCCGCTATTCGACTAACGATTCCTTTGATTGCTAACTTTCCGTAAGTGATAAATTATGTTATACTATTACCATTAAAGATGCTGTCGAGGTGAATAAGCATGAAAGCAGACGATGAATTTCACCTGTGTCCGAAGTTCGAAGCTGCCTTTGAACTGCTTGGGAAACGTTGGACTGGGCTCATCATCCGCGTGCTCATGGAAGGACCCAAACGGTTCAAAGATATCTCCCATGTCATTCCTAATATGAGCGACAAGATGCTGACAGAACGCTTCAAAGAACTGGAAGCGGAAGGCATCATCGTCCGCAAAGTGTATAATGAGATGCCCGTTCGGATCGAGTATGAACTTACGGAGAAGGGCAAGGCTTTGGAAGGCGTGATGAGGGAGTGTCAGAAGTGGGCAGATCAATTTATGGAAGCACCCTCGCGTTCCAAATAAGTTCAATGCAAGCCGCCGAGTTATTGTATATGATAACTGGGCGGTTTTTTGTTGCATGCAAATATCATTGACAGAACCACAACCTTCCAAGTATAATGCTATATAAAAGTAAGTAATAAATTTTTATTAAGTATTTTTTTGAGGAGGTTGTGTTGTCATGGCCAAAACCAAATGGAAGCTCGACGGCGTACATAGCAGCATTGACTTCTCTGTCAGACATATGATGATCACGAAAGTTAAGGGCACGTTCCTCACCTTCGATGCGGAGATCGTCGCCGATCCCGAGGATCTGACGACGGCGGAGATCAAATTCACCGTCGACCTCTCCAGCATCGATACGCGCAATGACGATCGTGACGCTCACCTGCGTTCGGCGGATTTCTTCGATGTGGAGAACCATCCGAATATGACCTTCAAGGCCACGAAGATCGTTAAAACCGGCGACAATGAATACGACGTAACCGGTGATTTGACGATTCGCGGCGTGACCAAACCGGAAACCTTCAAGGTTGTCTACGAAGGCGGCGGCAAGGATCCTTGGGGCAATGAGCGGATAGGATTCAGCGCCACGGGCAAGGTGAAGCGCACGGACTACGGTCTGGTCTGGAACTCCATCTTGGAGACCGGCGGCGTGCTGGTCGGTGAAGATGTGGACGTCTCGATTGAGATCGAAGCAACCAAAGCCGAATAACAAAGCACAGGCGGTTCTAACCATCAGTGGTTGAAACCGCCTGTGTTTTGTGTGTCGTTGATCGGCGATATTAAGCCTTCAACACGTCGTGATCGACATAACGCTCTCCATTCAATTCGCTGATGACGTTGATCGCAACCTTCGCTCCATCACCTGCGGTGATGATCGTATGCATGCTGACGCCTGCAGCCGTGCCCGCCGCCCATACGCCATCGATATTCGTGCGGCCGTCTGCATCCACATCGAAGACCGTCTTAATCCGCGGCTCCGTGCCCGGCTTCGTCTTCAGACCGCTTGCTTCTGCAATGTCCGTCAACATGCCGGTAGCGAGGATCACGTGCTTCGCTTCATAGGTTTGATCCTCCGTGATGACTTTGAGGCCTTGATCCCCTTGCTCGACTTTGGTAACCGTGCCTTGTACGATGGTCGCTCCGAACTTCTCCGCTTGTTTGATTCCCGTCTCCACCAGCTCCGGTCCCGCAGCTTCCATGACACCATAGTGATTCAAGATGAGCGCGCGTTTCGTCACGCCCTTATCATTGTCGATCACCAGCGTGCTCTTGCCGGCCTTCGCCGTGAAGATCGCTGCGCTGGCACCGGCTGGACCTGCTCCGATAATCACCACATCATACATCGCGTTCAACACTCCTTCTCCCTATTCTCTTTCATCCTTAACTCCAGACTGTCAACGCTGCATGTCCTTCCTGCAATTTGTTGCCAAGCTTGCTGGATTTATTGTCCTTTCCACGGACACGGCTTATAATTTACCCATACCAGCCACACTTGACAGCCATTCACTAGACATCATAGTGATCATAGACATTACAAACATGCATGTTGACTAAGTATACAGAACCATTATAAAGCGGTTACTTAATTAAAGTAAAGGATGTTTCATACGCTCTCAGCATTTATTAGCGCTGTCTAGTGACGGATTTAATATAACAGATGATAACGGACGTACAGCTGATTAACACGAATCCCGTGCAAATCTTACTCAGTGCATGATTCTGCGTCTTTATAGATTATTTTCAACAATTATTTTCATAGACTATTTTCATATTTTGATCATGCAGTTCTTTAAGGTTCTCTTTTTGCTGCGCAGGGCTTCACATTGTTTCATGAGAGGAGTTTGACGATGGGGATTACGATCAAGGATATCGCACGCATCTGCAACGTATCCGTCGGTACGGTGGATCG encodes:
- a CDS encoding winged helix-turn-helix transcriptional regulator; the encoded protein is MKADDEFHLCPKFEAAFELLGKRWTGLIIRVLMEGPKRFKDISHVIPNMSDKMLTERFKELEAEGIIVRKVYNEMPVRIEYELTEKGKALEGVMRECQKWADQFMEAPSRSK
- a CDS encoding YceI family protein is translated as MAKTKWKLDGVHSSIDFSVRHMMITKVKGTFLTFDAEIVADPEDLTTAEIKFTVDLSSIDTRNDDRDAHLRSADFFDVENHPNMTFKATKIVKTGDNEYDVTGDLTIRGVTKPETFKVVYEGGGKDPWGNERIGFSATGKVKRTDYGLVWNSILETGGVLVGEDVDVSIEIEATKAE
- a CDS encoding FAD-dependent oxidoreductase, with the translated sequence MYDVVIIGAGPAGASAAIFTAKAGKSTLVIDNDKGVTKRALILNHYGVMEAAGPELVETGIKQAEKFGATIVQGTVTKVEQGDQGLKVITEDQTYEAKHVILATGMLTDIAEASGLKTKPGTEPRIKTVFDVDADGRTNIDGVWAAGTAAGVSMHTIITAGDGAKVAINVISELNGERYVDHDVLKA